In a single window of the Antedon mediterranea chromosome 1, ecAntMedi1.1, whole genome shotgun sequence genome:
- the LOC140056414 gene encoding dolichyl-diphosphooligosaccharide--protein glycosyltransferase subunit STT3A — MMAVAAGYKPPGFLGRMAYEKQETLLKLFILVSCMILSFATRLFSVLRFESVIHEFDPYFNYRTTRFLAEEGFYSFHNWFDDRAWYPLGRIIGGTIYPGLMVTSAIIYHLLNFLHITIEVRNVCVFLAPFFSSLTTLVTYHLTKELKDTSAGLVAAAMISIVPGYISRSVAGSYDNEGIAIFCMLLTYALWIKSVKTGSIFWASLCAIAYFYMVSSWGGYVFLVNLIPIHVFGLMVTGRFSHRIYLAYCTFYCLGTILSMQISFVGFQPVQSSEHMAAFGVFGLCQIYALTDYLRANLSEQYFSILFRSVLIMVTSVVAAVGAVLSWTGKISPWTGRFYSLLDPSYAKNNIPIIASVSEHQPTTWSSYYFDLQLHVFMFPVGMYYCFSKLTDANIFIILYGITSLYFSGVMVRLMLVLAPVMCILSGIGISSVLTTYMKNLDISRKDKKTKKIDSSYPIRNEVATAVILLVTFFLITYTFHCTWVTSEAYSSPSIVLSARAGDGGRIIFDDFREAYYWLRQNTPEDAKIMSWWDYGYQITAMANRTILVDNNTWNNTHISRVGQAMASPEDKAYEIMRELDVDYVLVIFGGLTGYSSDDINKFLWMVRIGGSTDRGAHIKENDYYTPQGEFRIDKEGSPTLLNCLMYKMCYYRFGEVYTEGNKPTGYDRVRNAEIGNKDFELDVLEEAYTTEHWLVRIYQVKDLENRGI; from the exons ATGATGGCAGTGGCTGCAGGATACAAACCCCCAGGTTTCTTAGGTCGAATGGCCTATGAGAAACAGGAGActctattaaaattgtttatcctTGTGTCATGTATGATCTTAT CTTTTGCAACTCGTCTGTTTTCTGTATTGCGATTTGAAAGCGTTATTCACGAGTTTGATCCGTACTTTAATTATCGTACAACTCGCTTCCTTGCCGAGGAAGGTTTCTATAGCTTTCATAATTGGTTTGATGATAGAGCATGGTATCCCCTTGGACGTATTATTGGAGGAACAATTTATCCAG ggTTGATGGTAACATCTGCTATTATTTACCATTTGCTAAATTTCCTGCACATCACCATTGAGGTCCGCAATGTATGTGTCTTTTTAGCGCCATTTTTCTCCTCATTGACTACTCTGGTGACATACCATCTCACAAAAGAACTTAAA GATACAAGTGCTGGCCTTGTTGCAGCAGCCATGATATCCATTGTTCCTGGCTACATTTCTCGATCTGTAGCAGGCTCCTACGATAACGAAGGAATTGCCATTTTCTGCATGCTCTTGACCTATGCCCTCTGGATCAAGTCCGTCAAAACCGGCTCCATCTTCTGGGCTAGCTTGTGTGCCATTGCATACTTTTATATG GTATCGTCATGGGGAGGATATGTCTTTCTGGTCAACTTGATCCCTATCCATGTCTTTGGCTTGATGGTCACCGGTCGATTCTCCCATAGGATCTACTTggcatactgtacattttactGTCTTGGAACAATCCTATCCATGCAGATTTCTTTCGTTGGATTTCAACCAGTGCAGTCCAGCGAACATATGGCT GCTTTCGGTGTTTTTGGATTGTGCCAGATATATGCTCTGACCGACTACCTTCGTGCCAATCTTAGTGAGCAGTATTTTTCAATTCTCTTCCGAAGTGTTCTCATCATGGTAACGTCTGTCGTGGCTGCAGTTGGTGCTGTACTATCGTGGACTGGCA AAATTTCTCCATGGACTGGACGTTTCTACTCCCTTTTGGATCCATCTTACGCCAAGAACAATATTCCCATTATCGCTTCCGTTTCTGAACATCAACCGACCACGTGGAGCTCATACTACTTTGATTTACAACTACATGTCTTCATGTTTCCAG TTGGTATGTACTACTGCTTCTCCAAGCTGACTGATGCtaatatatttatcattttgtatGGAATAACCAGTCTTTATTTCTCT GGTGTGATGGTACGTCTTATGTTGGTTTTGGCACCGGTAATGTGCATCCTATCTGGTATTGGAATCTCGTCCGTTTTAACAACGTACATGAAGAACTTGGACATATCGAGAAAGGATAAGAAGACTAAGAAAATTGACTCAAGTTATCCAATCAGAAATGAG GTTGCAACAGCTGTTATCCTACTAGTAACGTTCTTTCTAATTACCTACACATTCCACTGTACCTGGGTGACATCAGAGGCTTACTCGTCGCCCTCTATCGTGCTATCAGCTCGTGCCGGTGATGGTGGACGTATTATTTTTGATGACTTCAGGGAAGCTTACTATTGGTTGCGACAAAACACTCCGGAG GATGCCAAGATCATGTCATGGTGGGATTACGGATATCAGATAACGGCAATGGCGAATCGGACAATATTAGTTGACAATAATACGTGGAATAACACACATATATCAAGAGTTGGACAG gcCATGGCATCGCCTGAAGACAAAGCGTACGAGATAATGAGAGAGCTGGATGTTGACTATGTATTAGTTATCTTTGGTGGATTGACTGGATATTCATCAGATG atATTAATAAGTTTTTGTGGATGGTCCGTATTGGAGGCAGTACTGACCGTGGCGCTCACATCAAAGAGAACGATTACTACACACCTCAAGGAGAATTTAGAATTGATAAAGAGGGTTCCCCAACCCTGCTTAACTGCCTTATGTATAAAATGTGTTATTACAGATTCGGTGAGGTCTACACCGAAGGAA ATAAACCCACTGGATATGATCGTGTTAGAAATGCAGAAATTGGTAATAAAGATTTTGAGTTGGATGTTCTTGAAGAAGCATACACAACAGAGCACTGGCTTGTTAGGATTTACCAAGTTAAAGATTTAGAAAATCGTGGAATTTAA
- the LOC140046533 gene encoding uncharacterized protein — MNILKIYSYKKNTMLTRNPDKDFVLHGTSTPLRKENSRQYQTNSERTLSTTNLSQSAILTGLRNGTLSRSSGKYSTYDTQQLNDSVSSILKKSSLKPGRRRQTGELSLDLQSLNSSLNKSLNKSVSFTEHQSHARQKAEADSDEESLTAFENELQRLIDSDLQENDEYEKKKYQTSNIPKSQWYIDPVHLKDDMEFPVFESLGVSMKSVSPHSRTAGMLGTELAQHRINSGIVQDSSTRRYFLPTSQSTLRSTVSRPPSENGRSRNYLSKCAQLVTKATSDYNYLVASQRFVDGEEIVSPYRYELAKLRMERLRLEEDRILESKRQDELERIRGPQPKWYELKTPQFCYEAHKNNGLLKSQDEWQNLLDYRQSLIKSSKLFQGSLHQ; from the exons atgaacattttaaagatatatagttataaaaaaaacacgatGTTGACTAGAAATCCAGACAAAGACTTTGTTTTACATGGTACATCAACGCCACTAAG AAAAGAAAATTCAAGACAATACCAGACTAACTCTGAGCGGACCTTGAGTACAACTAACTTATCGCAATCAGCAATACTCACTGGATTGCGCAATGGAACGTTGAGTCGCTCATCTGGAAAGTATTCGACGTATGATACTCAACAATTGAATGATAGCGTCAGCAGTATTCTGAAAAAGAGTAGTCTTAAGCCCGGTAGACGGAGACAAACTGGAGAACTCTCCCTGGATCTGCAGAGTTTGAATAGCAGCTTGAACAAGAGCTTGAACAAAAGTGTTAGTTTCACAGAGCATCAGTCTCATGCTCGCCAAAAAGCTGAAGCAGACAGTGACGAAGAAAGTTTAACAGCTTTTGAGAACGAGCTACAACGACTCATCGATAGCGATTTACAAGAAAATGACGAGTACGAGAAAAAGAAGTATCAAACCAGCAATATCCCAAAATCTCAATGGTATATCGATCCTGTACATCTGAAGGATGACATGGAGTTTCCTGTCTTTGAATCCCTCGGAGTAAGTATGAAGTCGGTATCACCACATTCAAGAACTGCCGGAATGTTGGGAACTGAACTTGCTCAGCACCGGATTAATTCTGGGATTGTGCAAGACTCTAGCACTCGTCGGTACTTTCTTCCGACGTCACAATCCACTCTGAGAAGCACTGTAAGTAGACCACCGTCGGAGAACGGAAGGTCAAGAAATTACTTATCAAAATGTGCTCAACTGGTAACAAAAGCAACGTCGGATTATAATTATCTCGTAGCTTCACAGCGCTTTGTCGATGGGGAAGAGATCGTTTCTCCTTACCGTTATGAACTTGCTAAGTTAAGAATGGAACGGCTGCGTCTTGAAGAAGACAGAATCTTGGAATCTAAAAGACAAGATGAACTGGAACGAATAAGAGGTCCGCAGCCTAAATG gtATGAGTTGAAAACCCCTCAATTTTGCTATGAAGCTCATAAGAACAATGGCCTTCTGAAGAGCCAGGATGAATGGCAGAATCTGCTGGACTATCGACAATCACTAATTAAGTCATCTAAACTCTTTCAAGGTTCCTTACATCAATGA
- the LOC140046523 gene encoding solute carrier family 12 member 8-like isoform X1, whose product MAENIGQEGESAKLMTSSKRESPKNIEWGRFGLAEDYKGAASNANPEGYQQTPGQHGEKIQEIFDEHQSGTGHKPWWKANFFIKEPVLFGTWDGVFTSCMINIFGVVIFLRTGWMVGNAGIGLSVLIIFITVIVALVAALSAIGICERCKIQSGGVYFLLSHVLGSRMGGTLGIMYAFGQTVACALYCTGFGESVSETLNWDNTWAVRGVGIGTILLLLAVNIAGVKWVIKMQLILLAILCVATLDFVVGTFTHSDAANGFLGIGSKTFRNNTDSSYMPGENFFTVFGVFFPTATGVMAGINMSGDLKNPHKNIPHGTLSALAVTTVMYLAFSLLLGATCTRYALQNDYMIAEKVSLVGFLWLLGLYISSLSSCLGGLYGAPRILQCIANENVIPIIKFLGHGKGPNKEPVIAQLLVCFVAILFIFVGHVNQLGPIVTMPFMLTYAGVDYAYFALAMSYDKKKMEKSHKKMSEKQESFLSHLIDKNKDEQVVLPNGYGSMKNIDNVDDEEEEEEEITDSSSPLRSKETLSDKETQDKEPSETGDKKALLDEDKDTDDKQDPPRPFATEIHRMPESWYSHLCNRWVSLFGVLCCVVIMFCIQWSYALVNISISLIIFVYIGQANPGVYPGIADFNFFKWLQFSCQRLCRSTPFPADQMVVTPMMGGMGTSTTQLTEDSQDYATRGRYHHTSVLKHNNFDDDFETQKLMVDSMEKE is encoded by the exons ATGGCTGAAAATATAGGCCAAGAAGGTGAGTCTGCCAAATTAATGACATCATCGAAAAGAGAATCACCTAAGAACATTGAATGGGGCCGGTTCGGTCTTGCTGAGGATTACAAAGGGGCTGCAAGTAATGCCAATCCCGAGGGCTACCAGCAGACGCCAGGTCAACATGGTGAAAAGATACAGGAGATATTCGATGAGCATCAG AGTGGCACAGGGCATAAACCGTGGTGGAAAGCTAACTTCTTTATAAAGGAACCGGTGCTGTTTGGTACATGGGATGGGGTATTTACATCATGTATGATCAATATATTTGGTGTGGTGATCTTCTTACGAACTGGATGGATGGTg GGCAATGCAGGTATAGGATTGTCAGTGTTAATTATCTTCATCACTGTAATCGTAGCGTTGGTGGCAGCATTGTCAGCAATCGGCATTTGTGAAAGATGTAAAATTCAAAGTGGTGgtgtttattttctattatcaCACGTGTTAGGAAGTAGAATGGGCGGAACTTTAGGAATTATGTATGCATTTGGCCAG ACGGTTGCCTGTGCGTTGTATTGCACCGGTTTTGGTGAATCCGTGTCGGAAACGCTCAACTGGGACAACACATGGGCTGTGAGGGGCGTGGGTATTGGAACGATCCTGCTTCTACTTGCTGTAAACATCGCTGGGGTGAAATGGGTCATTAAAATGCAGCTTATTCTGTTAGCTATATTGTGTGTTGCTACCTTGGATTTTGTTGTTGGGACATTTACACATTCTGATGCAG CAAATGGTTTCCTTGGCATCGGCAGTAAGACGTTCAGAAATAATACTGATTCTAGCTATATGCCTGGTGAAAACTTCTTTACTGTGTTCGGTGTGTTCTTCCCGACTGCCACCGGTGTGATGGCTGGAATTAACATGAGTGGCGACTTAAAGAATCCTCATAAAAATATTCCGCACGGGACATTATCCGCCCTAGCAGTCACAACAGTCATGTATTTAGCCTTTTCTCTGCTGTTAGGAGCAACTTGTACAAGATATGCCTTACAAAATGATTATATGATTGCTGAAAAA GTTTCGTTAGTTGGGTTTCTATGGTTACTGGGTTTGTACATATCCAGTTTATCATCTTGCCTTGGAGGATTGTATGGAGCGCCTCGTATACTGCAATGTATAGCAAATGAAAATGTTATTCCAATTATCAAATTCCTCGGTCATGGA AAAGGACCAAACAAGGAACCCGTAATAGCCCAACTACTGGTTTGTTTCGTAGCTATCCTGTTCATCTTTGTCGGACACGTCAACCAACTTGGACCGATCGTGACCATGCCATTTATGCTGACGTACGCAGGCGTTGACTATGCATACTTTGCACTGGCCATGAGCTACGACAAGAAAAAGATGGAAAAAAGCCACAAGAAAATGTCTGAAAAGCAGGAGAGCTTTCTTTCGCATCTTATAGACAAGAACAAGGATGAACAGGTGGTGTTGCCGAACGGCTACGGTAGTATGAAGAACATCGACAATGTTGATGAcgaggaggaggaggaagaggagATTACCGATAGTAGTTCTCCGTTGAGGAGTAAAGAGACGTTATCTGATAAAGAGACGCAGGATAAAGAACCTTCGGAAACTGGGGACAAGAAAGCTCTATTAGATGAAGATAAAGACACTGATGATAAACAAG ACCCACCCAGGCCCTTTGCTACTGAGATCCACCGAATGCCAGAATCTTGGTACTCCCACCTCTGCAATAGATGGGTGTCACTTTTTGgg GTGTTGTGTTGTGTTGTGATCATGTTCTGCATTCAGTGGAGCTATGCCTTAGTCAACATCTCCATTAGTCTCATCATATTCGTGTACATAGGTCAAGCCAATCCCGGCGTTTATCCAGGAATTGCAGatttcaatttctttaagtGGCTACAGTTTTCCTGTCAGCGACTATGCAG GAGTACGCCTTTTCCAGCAGACCAAATGGTTGTGACCCCAATGATGGGCGGGATGGGAACGTCGACCACTCAG
- the LOC140046523 gene encoding solute carrier family 12 member 8-like isoform X2: MAENIGQEGESAKLMTSSKRESPKNIEWGRFGLAEDYKGAASNANPEGYQQTPGQHGEKIQEIFDEHQSGTGHKPWWKANFFIKEPVLFGTWDGVFTSCMINIFGVVIFLRTGWMVGNAGIGLSVLIIFITVIVALVAALSAIGICERCKIQSGGVYFLLSHVLGSRMGGTLGIMYAFGQTVACALYCTGFGESVSETLNWDNTWAVRGVGIGTILLLLAVNIAGVKWVIKMQLILLAILCVATLDFVVGTFTHSDAANGFLGIGSKTFRNNTDSSYMPGENFFTVFGVFFPTATGVMAGINMSGDLKNPHKNIPHGTLSALAVTTVMYLAFSLLLGATCTRYALQNDYMIAEKVSLVGFLWLLGLYISSLSSCLGGLYGAPRILQCIANENVIPIIKFLGHGKGPNKEPVIAQLLVCFVAILFIFVGHVNQLGPIVTMPFMLTYAGVDYAYFALAMSYDKKKMEKSHKKMSEKQESFLSHLIDKNKDEQVVLPNGYGSMKNIDNVDDEEEEEEEITDSSSPLRSKETLSDKETQDKEPSETGDKKALLDEDKDTDDKQDPPRPFATEIHRMPESWYSHLCNRWVSLFGVLCCVVIMFCIQWSYALVNISISLIIFVYIGQANPGVYPGIADFNFFKWLQFSCQRLCRKDVSSQEQMIVSGQSFTPGTSYTEQLTEDNEDFANRGRYHQSSVMEGNNFDDNYEYQEKKAF; this comes from the exons ATGGCTGAAAATATAGGCCAAGAAGGTGAGTCTGCCAAATTAATGACATCATCGAAAAGAGAATCACCTAAGAACATTGAATGGGGCCGGTTCGGTCTTGCTGAGGATTACAAAGGGGCTGCAAGTAATGCCAATCCCGAGGGCTACCAGCAGACGCCAGGTCAACATGGTGAAAAGATACAGGAGATATTCGATGAGCATCAG AGTGGCACAGGGCATAAACCGTGGTGGAAAGCTAACTTCTTTATAAAGGAACCGGTGCTGTTTGGTACATGGGATGGGGTATTTACATCATGTATGATCAATATATTTGGTGTGGTGATCTTCTTACGAACTGGATGGATGGTg GGCAATGCAGGTATAGGATTGTCAGTGTTAATTATCTTCATCACTGTAATCGTAGCGTTGGTGGCAGCATTGTCAGCAATCGGCATTTGTGAAAGATGTAAAATTCAAAGTGGTGgtgtttattttctattatcaCACGTGTTAGGAAGTAGAATGGGCGGAACTTTAGGAATTATGTATGCATTTGGCCAG ACGGTTGCCTGTGCGTTGTATTGCACCGGTTTTGGTGAATCCGTGTCGGAAACGCTCAACTGGGACAACACATGGGCTGTGAGGGGCGTGGGTATTGGAACGATCCTGCTTCTACTTGCTGTAAACATCGCTGGGGTGAAATGGGTCATTAAAATGCAGCTTATTCTGTTAGCTATATTGTGTGTTGCTACCTTGGATTTTGTTGTTGGGACATTTACACATTCTGATGCAG CAAATGGTTTCCTTGGCATCGGCAGTAAGACGTTCAGAAATAATACTGATTCTAGCTATATGCCTGGTGAAAACTTCTTTACTGTGTTCGGTGTGTTCTTCCCGACTGCCACCGGTGTGATGGCTGGAATTAACATGAGTGGCGACTTAAAGAATCCTCATAAAAATATTCCGCACGGGACATTATCCGCCCTAGCAGTCACAACAGTCATGTATTTAGCCTTTTCTCTGCTGTTAGGAGCAACTTGTACAAGATATGCCTTACAAAATGATTATATGATTGCTGAAAAA GTTTCGTTAGTTGGGTTTCTATGGTTACTGGGTTTGTACATATCCAGTTTATCATCTTGCCTTGGAGGATTGTATGGAGCGCCTCGTATACTGCAATGTATAGCAAATGAAAATGTTATTCCAATTATCAAATTCCTCGGTCATGGA AAAGGACCAAACAAGGAACCCGTAATAGCCCAACTACTGGTTTGTTTCGTAGCTATCCTGTTCATCTTTGTCGGACACGTCAACCAACTTGGACCGATCGTGACCATGCCATTTATGCTGACGTACGCAGGCGTTGACTATGCATACTTTGCACTGGCCATGAGCTACGACAAGAAAAAGATGGAAAAAAGCCACAAGAAAATGTCTGAAAAGCAGGAGAGCTTTCTTTCGCATCTTATAGACAAGAACAAGGATGAACAGGTGGTGTTGCCGAACGGCTACGGTAGTATGAAGAACATCGACAATGTTGATGAcgaggaggaggaggaagaggagATTACCGATAGTAGTTCTCCGTTGAGGAGTAAAGAGACGTTATCTGATAAAGAGACGCAGGATAAAGAACCTTCGGAAACTGGGGACAAGAAAGCTCTATTAGATGAAGATAAAGACACTGATGATAAACAAG ACCCACCCAGGCCCTTTGCTACTGAGATCCACCGAATGCCAGAATCTTGGTACTCCCACCTCTGCAATAGATGGGTGTCACTTTTTGgg GTGTTGTGTTGTGTTGTGATCATGTTCTGCATTCAGTGGAGCTATGCCTTAGTCAACATCTCCATTAGTCTCATCATATTCGTGTACATAGGTCAAGCCAATCCCGGCGTTTATCCAGGAATTGCAGatttcaatttctttaagtGGCTACAGTTTTCCTGTCAGCGACTATGCAG